In one window of Aliidiomarina minuta DNA:
- a CDS encoding PAS domain-containing hybrid sensor histidine kinase/response regulator gives MLGVGTVLLVASLYLLLLFSIASRGERNPRHGQARPWRYTLALGVHCTTWAFYGTITQAAYYGWWFAPTYAGAILVFIVAHQLQIKLLRVVKAQNLTSLADFIGARYGKSQSLAAMAAIISLLALIPYIALQLRAVTASFAAVTGFDAQQLPWFNDVSTLVALTMMGFAILFGARRLSLSEQHPGLMDAIAFESIVKLAAFLLVGIFCTYFLFDGVNDLFIQAASSTDTRIMLEGVPNGTYVYITHMLLGALSMFVLPRQFQVIFIENSHESELRTARWAFPLYLFAINFFILPIALAGGLLVPEFSGTDTFMLALPIAAEQPLISLIAFIGGLSAATSMVIMATLALSIMIANDVITPLLVRKEQAKKPLLTLTSDKILLIRRITIAAIIALAYGYHQLTEAGLPLVSNGLIAMALLVQLAPAMLGGLLWKRATHSGVIAGLIAGTLCWVIFLLLPSLQESAPSISGQLEARLSNGILLSLGVNLALYVLVSLLTRHSPREQVQSLSFTDPEGHYHEGPHQAQLTWGRLRELLARFVDQDDIQQLEKRLNTPLLTQPADEWAPSGLIAQVERELAGAIGSAASRLMFESLEHQPNLPIAQVVNWATEASRLYKFNRELLQASVENIPQGISVIDDNLRLVAWNRRYLEIFNYPDGFISAGMPVADLLRFNAERGLFGNKAQNELQKEVDKRLEYLKQGSAYRYQRAHADSIIELQGNPMPEGGFVTTYTDITLLVSAQQELQRINQELEARVEERTQALNHAKLAAEDAHQSKTKFFAAASHDLMQPFNAATLLCDMLAQQIDSSQKQLLNQIRQSLHNAEELLTMLLEMTKLESGHLKAQIAPLPLQDIFNNLDSTFSVMAEDKGLTLKIRPTSAIVLSDRRLLQRVLQNLLSNAIRYTRNGRILCGVRRRKDHILLQVIDTGSGIPEDKLEIIFDEFQQLEDDGDNPGLGLGLAIVDRMTRLLGIPVHIQSKLDRGTCFSLQIALYDWELNTQPEKSIRAQNEGDKFLQGTHIITVDNDPQVLNAISQILREWGAEVSAVSSVEQATEIEKIADLLLVDYHLDHSETGIQVIQRLREQWQKAIPAIINSADHSEKIREAVIAEQAHFIPKPVKTAALRRLLKRYL, from the coding sequence ATGTTAGGGGTAGGTACTGTCCTTCTGGTCGCCAGTCTCTATCTGTTGCTCCTTTTCAGTATTGCCTCACGGGGAGAACGAAATCCCCGCCATGGTCAGGCACGGCCCTGGCGTTACACGCTGGCACTAGGTGTGCACTGCACCACCTGGGCATTTTACGGCACCATTACTCAGGCTGCCTATTATGGTTGGTGGTTTGCCCCCACCTATGCAGGGGCTATTCTGGTGTTCATTGTCGCGCACCAACTGCAGATAAAATTGCTTCGCGTTGTTAAAGCACAAAACCTTACTTCCCTTGCTGACTTCATTGGTGCCCGCTACGGCAAGTCGCAGTCACTCGCGGCTATGGCAGCTATCATTTCATTGTTGGCACTGATCCCATATATAGCATTACAGCTGCGGGCTGTTACGGCCAGCTTCGCCGCTGTCACCGGTTTCGATGCCCAGCAATTGCCCTGGTTTAATGATGTGTCGACGCTGGTCGCCTTAACTATGATGGGATTTGCTATTTTATTCGGTGCTCGCCGATTAAGCCTGTCGGAACAACATCCGGGGTTAATGGACGCCATTGCTTTTGAATCCATCGTAAAGCTGGCTGCTTTTCTGCTCGTGGGTATTTTCTGCACCTATTTTTTATTTGATGGCGTGAATGACTTGTTTATTCAAGCCGCTTCATCGACAGATACCCGCATCATGTTAGAAGGGGTGCCCAATGGTACTTATGTTTATATCACCCATATGCTGCTGGGCGCTTTATCTATGTTTGTTTTACCGCGCCAGTTTCAGGTTATCTTTATTGAAAACAGCCATGAAAGCGAACTCCGCACCGCGCGCTGGGCATTTCCCCTGTACCTTTTTGCTATCAACTTTTTCATTTTACCCATCGCCCTTGCCGGCGGTCTTCTGGTTCCCGAGTTCAGTGGTACCGATACATTTATGCTGGCGCTACCCATTGCTGCAGAACAACCACTAATAAGCCTGATTGCCTTTATTGGTGGCTTAAGTGCCGCGACCAGCATGGTTATTATGGCAACTCTGGCACTCAGTATTATGATCGCAAATGATGTCATTACTCCGCTCCTGGTACGCAAAGAACAGGCCAAAAAGCCTCTGCTCACCCTGACATCCGATAAAATCCTGCTCATCCGTCGTATCACCATTGCCGCAATTATTGCACTGGCTTACGGCTACCATCAGCTGACTGAGGCTGGCTTACCACTGGTCAGTAATGGTTTAATCGCCATGGCGCTGCTGGTTCAGTTAGCCCCAGCTATGCTTGGCGGGTTGCTATGGAAAAGAGCCACTCACAGCGGTGTCATTGCTGGCCTTATCGCTGGCACTCTATGCTGGGTGATCTTCTTGTTACTACCCTCCTTACAGGAATCCGCGCCTTCCATCAGCGGCCAGCTGGAAGCCCGTTTAAGCAACGGCATACTGCTTAGCCTGGGAGTTAACCTGGCCCTTTATGTGCTGGTCTCTCTGCTCACCCGGCACAGCCCGCGTGAGCAAGTACAAAGTCTCAGCTTTACCGACCCCGAAGGCCATTACCATGAAGGCCCGCACCAGGCCCAGCTAACCTGGGGCCGTTTGCGCGAGCTATTAGCACGCTTTGTCGACCAGGATGATATTCAACAACTGGAAAAACGTCTCAACACACCATTATTAACCCAACCTGCCGATGAATGGGCGCCATCAGGTTTAATTGCACAAGTCGAACGCGAGCTGGCGGGTGCCATCGGCAGCGCCGCCAGTCGGCTGATGTTTGAAAGTCTGGAGCATCAACCTAACTTACCCATTGCACAGGTGGTCAACTGGGCAACCGAAGCCTCCCGGCTGTATAAATTTAATCGCGAACTGTTACAGGCATCGGTTGAAAATATCCCCCAGGGCATCAGCGTTATCGACGATAACCTGCGGCTGGTTGCCTGGAACCGCCGTTACCTGGAAATATTCAACTACCCGGACGGTTTTATCAGCGCTGGCATGCCAGTAGCTGACCTCTTGCGCTTTAACGCCGAGCGCGGTTTATTTGGCAACAAAGCGCAAAATGAGCTGCAGAAAGAGGTCGATAAACGCCTTGAGTACCTCAAACAAGGCAGCGCCTATCGTTATCAGCGGGCCCATGCTGACAGCATTATTGAGTTGCAGGGGAATCCCATGCCGGAAGGTGGTTTTGTAACCACCTATACCGATATAACTTTACTGGTCAGCGCACAGCAGGAGCTGCAACGTATTAATCAGGAGCTGGAAGCCAGAGTAGAAGAACGCACCCAGGCACTCAACCATGCAAAACTGGCTGCCGAAGACGCGCATCAAAGCAAAACCAAATTCTTCGCCGCAGCCAGTCACGACTTGATGCAGCCATTTAATGCCGCCACCCTGCTTTGTGACATGCTGGCACAGCAAATAGACAGTAGTCAGAAACAACTTCTCAATCAAATTCGACAGTCGCTCCATAATGCTGAAGAACTGCTTACTATGTTGCTGGAAATGACTAAACTGGAATCCGGTCACTTAAAAGCACAAATAGCCCCGCTGCCGCTACAGGATATCTTCAACAACCTGGATAGCACCTTCTCAGTCATGGCGGAAGATAAAGGACTGACGCTCAAAATTCGGCCCACCAGCGCAATCGTATTAAGTGACCGCCGGTTATTACAGCGTGTACTGCAAAATCTGCTTTCCAATGCTATTCGTTATACCCGCAATGGTCGTATCTTGTGTGGAGTGCGACGCCGAAAGGATCATATTCTGTTGCAAGTTATAGATACGGGGTCTGGTATCCCCGAAGATAAATTAGAAATCATCTTTGATGAATTTCAGCAGTTAGAGGATGATGGAGATAACCCTGGACTAGGACTTGGGTTGGCTATTGTAGACCGCATGACACGTCTGCTCGGTATTCCGGTTCATATTCAATCAAAGCTCGACCGGGGAACCTGCTTTTCGTTGCAAATAGCACTATATGACTGGGAGCTTAATACTCAACCCGAGAAGAGCATACGTGCACAAAACGAAGGCGACAAATTCCTGCAGGGAACACATATTATTACCGTAGATAACGATCCTCAGGTACTTAATGCCATCAGCCAGATTTTGCGTGAATGGGGAGCTGAAGTAAGCGCCGTCAGTTCGGTCGAACAAGCGACTGAAATTGAAAAAATAGCAGATTTACTGTTGGTCGATTATCATCTCGACCATAGTGAGACCGGCATCCAGGTAATTCAAAGGTTGCGTGAGCAATGGCAGAAAGCAATACCGGCTATTATTAATTCGGCCGATCACAGTGAAAAAATACGCGAGGCTGTCATTGCCGAGCAAGCCCACTTCATTCCTAAACCGGTAAAAACGGCAGCACTCCGACGCCTGCTAAAACGTTATCTGTAA
- a CDS encoding trimeric intracellular cation channel family protein: protein MFDWFYITDLLGVAVFAIAGTLLAFRKQMDGFGVVVLASVTAIGGGTTRDVILDLPVFWLHDPTYFIVILTAATITIVWLRFRAYIPVNRLLFADALGIAFFTVLGAEKALEAGVSGFTAIILGTMTAVFGGMIRDVLARDIPMVLKSELYATTCIAGASVFVILYPIHDTLAMIAALVTTFGLRMGAIRYKWSLPVFSDHQEPR from the coding sequence ATGTTCGACTGGTTCTATATTACTGATTTACTAGGTGTTGCAGTGTTTGCTATTGCAGGCACTTTGCTCGCTTTCCGCAAGCAAATGGATGGCTTTGGAGTTGTCGTGCTCGCTTCAGTCACAGCCATCGGAGGAGGAACAACCCGCGATGTAATACTGGACTTACCGGTATTCTGGTTGCATGACCCTACCTATTTTATCGTGATTCTTACAGCCGCCACTATTACTATCGTATGGCTTCGCTTCCGTGCCTACATTCCAGTCAACCGACTGCTGTTTGCCGATGCGCTGGGTATCGCCTTTTTTACCGTCTTGGGTGCCGAGAAGGCTCTCGAAGCCGGAGTCAGCGGCTTTACCGCTATCATTCTGGGTACCATGACAGCAGTTTTTGGCGGCATGATCCGGGATGTTCTTGCACGCGATATACCTATGGTGCTGAAAAGTGAGCTCTACGCCACTACGTGCATTGCCGGCGCCAGTGTTTTCGTTATTTTGTATCCGATACACGACACGCTGGCCATGATCGCTGCCTTAGTCACTACTTTCGGTTTACGGATGGGAGCCATTCGTTACAAATGGTCACTGCCGGTGTTCAGCGACCATCAGGAACCGAGATAA
- the secD gene encoding protein translocase subunit SecD, which translates to MLNKYPLWKNLMVILVIAIGALYALPNLYGEDPAIQVSATRSGEVTTSTLEQVERALNAGGLAPRGITLENDQILVRLNSDDEQLRAQDILTSELGRNYIVALNLAPAQPAWLASIGGEPLKLGLDLRGGVHFLMEVNMDEAIDTIREQMATEVRSQLREEGVRYRSVEEDGSDILVTLRNSDDLQAANSALRNTYEGYRTSTSADTNQLRLSMTDQHLQETQANAISQNITILRNRVDELGVAEPLIQRQGQDRIVVELPGVQDTARAKEILGATATLEFRFVDTENDLRDAQQGRVPFGSRLYDRRGGGQVLLENRVILTGDHIVNANAGFDENNRPQVSISLDSAGGSMMSLATRDRIGDPMATVFIEFIATGEQTEDGSVEFERVEEVVSEATIQARLGSSFRITGVGGMQEAQNLALLLRAGALIAPIQIVEERTVGPSLGAENVRSGMTAILAGFVLILIFMAIYYRKFGLIANMALATNLIMIVGVMSMIPGATLTMPGMAGILLTVGMAVDANVLIFERIREELKDGRSPQQAISRGYDNALSSIADANITTLIAAFILFAVGTGSIKGFAITLGIGIATSMFTAIIGTRMIVNLAWGRNKRLKKLSI; encoded by the coding sequence GTGTTAAATAAATATCCTCTATGGAAAAACCTGATGGTGATCTTAGTGATCGCCATCGGTGCTTTATATGCCTTACCTAATCTGTATGGTGAAGACCCGGCGATTCAGGTGTCGGCAACGCGCAGTGGTGAAGTAACCACAAGTACGCTGGAACAGGTAGAGCGTGCTTTAAATGCAGGAGGGTTAGCACCGCGAGGTATAACTCTTGAGAACGATCAGATTCTGGTACGCCTGAATAGCGATGACGAGCAGTTGCGGGCCCAGGATATACTGACTAGTGAACTGGGTCGAAACTATATTGTTGCGCTTAACTTAGCTCCTGCGCAGCCAGCATGGCTGGCAAGCATCGGCGGTGAACCGCTGAAGCTGGGACTTGATTTACGTGGCGGTGTGCATTTCCTGATGGAAGTAAATATGGACGAAGCCATAGATACTATCCGTGAGCAGATGGCTACTGAAGTTCGTAGTCAGTTGCGTGAAGAGGGTGTGCGCTACCGGAGCGTCGAGGAAGACGGCTCTGATATTCTGGTCACATTGCGTAATAGCGATGATCTGCAGGCTGCAAACAGCGCCTTGCGCAATACTTATGAAGGCTATCGAACAAGTACCAGCGCTGACACTAATCAGCTGCGTTTGTCGATGACGGACCAGCACTTGCAGGAAACCCAGGCTAATGCGATTTCACAGAATATTACGATTTTGCGTAACCGGGTCGATGAGCTGGGTGTTGCTGAACCCCTGATTCAGCGTCAGGGTCAGGATCGCATCGTAGTTGAATTGCCAGGTGTTCAGGACACGGCTCGTGCGAAAGAAATTCTGGGCGCTACGGCGACGCTGGAGTTTCGTTTTGTCGATACTGAAAACGATTTACGGGACGCCCAGCAGGGTCGTGTGCCTTTTGGTAGCCGTTTGTATGACCGACGTGGTGGCGGACAGGTATTGCTTGAAAACCGCGTTATTCTGACCGGTGACCATATAGTTAATGCGAATGCCGGTTTTGATGAGAATAACCGTCCTCAGGTTTCTATCAGCCTCGATTCGGCGGGTGGTAGCATGATGTCCCTGGCCACCCGTGACCGCATTGGCGATCCTATGGCAACTGTTTTCATTGAATTCATTGCTACGGGTGAACAAACCGAAGACGGTAGCGTTGAATTTGAACGGGTAGAAGAAGTTGTTAGTGAAGCGACCATTCAGGCGCGTTTAGGTTCTAGCTTCCGTATTACCGGTGTTGGTGGTATGCAGGAAGCCCAGAATCTAGCGCTATTGCTGCGCGCTGGTGCTTTGATAGCACCTATTCAGATTGTCGAAGAGCGTACCGTAGGTCCGAGTTTAGGGGCTGAGAACGTGCGTTCAGGTATGACCGCTATTCTGGCCGGTTTTGTGCTGATTCTTATTTTCATGGCTATCTATTATCGTAAGTTTGGCCTGATCGCCAATATGGCACTGGCAACCAACCTCATTATGATAGTGGGTGTTATGTCGATGATTCCAGGGGCTACCTTAACCATGCCTGGTATGGCCGGTATTCTGCTGACTGTAGGTATGGCGGTAGATGCCAACGTGCTTATATTTGAGCGCATACGGGAAGAGTTAAAGGATGGACGAAGTCCGCAGCAGGCGATTTCCAGGGGCTATGATAATGCTCTGTCATCGATTGCGGATGCCAACATCACTACACTGATTGCAGCTTTCATACTCTTTGCAGTGGGTACGGGTTCTATCAAAGGCTTTGCGATTACGCTGGGCATAGGTATCGCAACCTCCATGTTTACCGCCATTATTGGTACACGCATGATAGTTAACCTGGCCTGGGGTCGTAACAAACGACTCAAGAAGCTGTCAATTTAG
- a CDS encoding sigma 54-interacting transcriptional regulator — MNSEYDAPTQLYPNWSGDSALGDEPILLPVLIIACHPDANRLGEYAVLDSLWQHGSQELSRHWPEFINPQDSFGKGLSIAHISRKSLLLERSGAMQIKLSRQQYSAPVRVDGKALQDSLLVGKKELQQGVQLCLSERVLLILKYIPVPALHNNSYGLLGLSQDIEAVRERIRKVDGLNEPVLIRGATGTGKELVAQAIYQNSARVGKPFISVNLAALQESLAAAELFGARKGSYTGAVQERQGYFQAANGGTLFLDEIGEASVEVQTMLLRVLETGDVMPVGANQSEKVDVRIIAATDANLEKLGETDAFKLPLLHRLSSYQIFLSPLKERCEDIPCLLLHFFLQQWEQVEKQQGAVRLPTDDDIPWLSPDLVSVLLSCDWPGNIRQLRNVARQLVIDGRGQKQLRLDAQLRDMLHNQVETPGVAESRGQYKGSEVSVKRKPSQVSREELAQGLRQHRFDLQATADHLGIARASVYKLIERHPEMRQVADISDEELIASYEKHAGDLEKMMWQLEVSQLGLRRRLRAMGFDA, encoded by the coding sequence GTGAACAGTGAGTATGACGCTCCAACCCAACTTTACCCCAATTGGAGCGGTGATAGTGCTTTAGGTGATGAACCGATATTGTTGCCTGTGCTTATTATTGCCTGTCATCCAGATGCGAACCGCTTGGGTGAATATGCAGTGCTCGACAGCTTGTGGCAGCATGGCAGCCAGGAACTAAGTCGGCACTGGCCAGAATTTATTAATCCCCAGGATAGCTTTGGCAAAGGCCTTAGCATTGCTCATATCAGCCGCAAATCGCTACTTTTGGAACGTAGCGGAGCTATGCAGATAAAGCTGTCGCGGCAGCAGTATTCTGCTCCAGTGCGGGTAGACGGTAAAGCTCTGCAGGACAGCCTGCTGGTAGGCAAAAAAGAACTGCAACAGGGAGTGCAGCTGTGCCTGAGTGAGCGGGTGTTACTGATCCTTAAATACATTCCTGTGCCGGCATTGCACAACAATAGTTACGGGCTGCTGGGCTTAAGTCAGGATATAGAAGCGGTCCGTGAACGTATTCGTAAAGTCGATGGTCTTAATGAACCTGTATTGATCCGTGGAGCGACAGGAACGGGCAAGGAGCTGGTTGCTCAGGCTATTTATCAGAATAGCGCTCGTGTTGGTAAGCCTTTTATTAGTGTTAATCTGGCTGCGTTGCAGGAATCATTAGCGGCAGCAGAGCTCTTTGGTGCGCGCAAAGGCTCTTATACCGGCGCAGTGCAGGAGCGTCAGGGCTATTTTCAGGCAGCTAATGGTGGCACTCTGTTTCTGGATGAAATCGGCGAGGCATCGGTTGAAGTGCAGACCATGTTATTGCGTGTACTGGAGACCGGTGATGTCATGCCGGTGGGGGCGAATCAATCTGAAAAGGTTGATGTACGTATTATTGCGGCCACGGATGCTAACCTGGAAAAGCTGGGTGAAACCGATGCTTTTAAATTGCCCTTGCTGCATCGTTTGTCGAGTTATCAGATATTTTTATCGCCCTTGAAAGAACGTTGTGAAGATATTCCTTGCCTGTTGCTACATTTCTTTTTGCAGCAATGGGAGCAGGTTGAGAAACAGCAAGGCGCCGTTCGCTTACCTACTGATGATGACATCCCATGGTTATCACCAGACCTTGTTTCAGTATTGTTGAGCTGTGACTGGCCTGGCAATATTCGACAGTTACGTAATGTCGCACGACAGCTGGTTATTGATGGACGAGGACAAAAACAGTTAAGACTGGATGCCCAGCTACGCGATATGCTGCATAATCAGGTGGAGACTCCTGGTGTGGCTGAAAGCCGCGGGCAATATAAAGGGTCTGAAGTTTCGGTGAAGAGAAAGCCCAGTCAGGTAAGCCGTGAAGAGCTGGCTCAGGGACTTCGCCAACATCGTTTTGACTTACAGGCCACGGCTGATCATTTAGGCATTGCACGAGCTTCGGTGTACAAACTCATTGAGCGTCACCCGGAGATGAGACAGGTCGCGGATATCAGTGATGAAGAATTAATTGCCAGCTATGAAAAGCATGCGGGCGACCTGGAAAAAATGATGTGGCAACTGGAAGTATCCCAGCTTGGGCTCAGACGTCGGCTGCGTGCGATGGGTTTTGACGCATGA
- a CDS encoding DUF3014 domain-containing protein has protein sequence MSQRNAVNEDEIAAQQRRATTSIVIAIVVILILAVLAWLWLREADEPQAPIAPETPVVEDAREQVEREPDVDTEPRAEPEPEREAEPTDEPPEVLVPEREEEVEAEPLPDLNESTSPLLSELSEQNINTRPVRSSHVIRDLVIFVKNLSEGDVIRESATIGGPDARFQTQRIDEQLYIDERSYARYDELVDWFVNMDTAVLVDTFERYSPLFEQAHAEIARPDSNFHDQVMQAIELLLETPEPEGLLALSDDRVMYTYADPELEELPAAQKQMLRMGPDNQRRVKEKLRDIREALAERTN, from the coding sequence ATGAGTCAACGTAACGCAGTAAATGAAGATGAAATCGCAGCGCAACAACGTCGGGCGACTACTAGCATAGTCATTGCTATTGTAGTTATTCTGATACTAGCGGTGTTGGCCTGGTTGTGGTTACGCGAAGCGGACGAACCTCAGGCACCGATTGCACCTGAAACACCGGTGGTAGAAGACGCTCGTGAACAAGTAGAGCGAGAACCTGACGTCGATACAGAGCCCCGTGCTGAACCTGAGCCTGAGCGTGAAGCGGAGCCAACAGATGAACCGCCCGAAGTACTGGTGCCAGAGCGCGAAGAAGAGGTAGAAGCGGAACCATTACCTGACCTGAACGAAAGCACTTCGCCATTATTGTCGGAACTTTCAGAGCAGAATATTAATACCCGTCCGGTACGGAGTTCCCATGTTATTCGTGACCTGGTGATTTTTGTTAAGAACCTGAGTGAAGGTGATGTAATTCGTGAAAGTGCCACTATTGGCGGGCCTGACGCGCGTTTTCAAACTCAGCGTATTGACGAGCAGCTGTATATTGATGAGCGCAGTTATGCACGATATGACGAGCTGGTCGACTGGTTTGTGAACATGGATACGGCAGTTCTGGTGGATACTTTTGAACGTTATTCGCCGTTATTTGAGCAAGCCCATGCTGAAATAGCGCGTCCAGACAGTAACTTTCATGACCAGGTTATGCAGGCAATTGAACTGCTACTAGAAACGCCTGAACCCGAGGGGCTACTGGCGTTAAGCGATGACCGCGTGATGTATACGTATGCGGATCCTGAATTGGAAGAATTGCCCGCGGCGCAAAAACAAATGCTGCGTATGGGCCCGGATAATCAGCGTCGGGTAAAAGAGAAGCTACGTGATATTCGCGAGGCTTTAGCAGAGCGCACAAATTAA
- the secF gene encoding protein translocase subunit SecF → MFELTKVDENRPLEFMSIRKWTNWLSAVLIVLSLATLMTNKLNWGLDFTGGTLIEVGFTEPADLAEIRSLLEAREYGDAVVQNFGSSRDVLVRIPPRGEADAESIGNNMFNLLRTELDENLDMRRVEFVGPNVGEELAEAGGLAMIVAIICILIYVSFRFEWRMALSAVAGLAQDIILVLGLFSILRLQVDLTILAALLAVIGYSLNDSIVVSDRIRENFRKLRKELPEAVINISLSQTLSRTLVTSLTTLMVLLTLLFFGGQMVQGFAIAMLTGVIVGTYSSIFLRSSLMLALGINRESLMPPEVEKEGEDQDPVM, encoded by the coding sequence ATGTTTGAACTGACTAAAGTAGACGAAAATCGTCCCCTTGAATTTATGTCCATTCGTAAGTGGACGAACTGGTTGAGCGCAGTGCTCATTGTGTTGTCGTTGGCTACGCTAATGACCAATAAGCTGAACTGGGGACTGGACTTTACCGGGGGCACGCTGATTGAAGTGGGCTTCACAGAGCCTGCAGATTTAGCTGAAATCCGCAGCCTGTTAGAAGCCCGTGAATACGGTGATGCAGTGGTACAGAACTTCGGCTCGTCGCGGGACGTGCTAGTTCGTATTCCGCCGCGCGGCGAAGCCGATGCTGAGTCCATAGGCAACAATATGTTTAACCTGCTACGTACCGAGCTGGATGAAAATCTGGACATGCGTCGGGTTGAATTTGTCGGGCCTAATGTTGGCGAAGAGCTGGCGGAAGCAGGTGGCCTGGCCATGATAGTGGCCATTATCTGTATCCTTATCTATGTCTCTTTCCGCTTTGAGTGGCGGATGGCGTTGAGTGCGGTAGCTGGTTTGGCGCAGGATATAATTCTGGTACTGGGTCTCTTTTCTATTCTGAGGCTGCAGGTTGACCTGACCATTCTGGCGGCACTGCTGGCGGTGATTGGTTACTCCCTGAATGACAGTATTGTGGTTTCGGACAGGATACGGGAAAACTTCCGTAAATTACGCAAAGAGCTACCGGAAGCCGTTATTAATATTTCACTGAGCCAGACCCTGAGCCGGACCTTGGTGACCTCATTAACGACCTTAATGGTGCTACTGACGCTGCTTTTCTTTGGCGGTCAGATGGTACAGGGTTTTGCTATTGCGATGTTGACAGGTGTGATTGTGGGTACTTACTCATCTATCTTCCTGCGTAGCTCCCTGATGCTTGCTCTGGGCATTAACCGAGAATCCCTGATGCCACCTGAAGTTGAAAAAGAAGGTGAGGATCAGGATCCCGTGATGTAA
- the yajC gene encoding preprotein translocase subunit YajC, with protein sequence MDFLIANAHAQDAGAEGGGAFSLIIMLVLFGLIFYFMIYRPQAKRVKEHKNLVTALGKGDEILTQGGLVGKIVKVTEDNDFMVVAVADNVEMTVQKGSVAAVLPKGTIKTL encoded by the coding sequence ATGGATTTTTTAATTGCCAATGCACACGCTCAGGACGCCGGCGCTGAAGGTGGTGGAGCTTTTTCACTGATCATTATGCTGGTGCTGTTTGGCCTGATCTTTTACTTCATGATTTATCGTCCACAGGCAAAACGGGTAAAAGAGCATAAGAACCTGGTTACGGCACTGGGCAAAGGCGATGAAATCCTGACTCAGGGTGGCCTGGTAGGCAAAATCGTGAAAGTAACTGAAGATAACGATTTTATGGTTGTGGCTGTGGCTGACAACGTAGAGATGACAGTACAAAAAGGCTCGGTGGCTGCCGTCTTGCCAAAAGGTACTATTAAAACTCTGTAA
- the yaaA gene encoding peroxide stress protein YaaA, producing the protein MLFVVSPAKNLDYETPAPTDTYTQPSMLDQAQLLVERCRELSPQQLGSLMKISDKLAGLNAARFSEWERPFTQDNAKQAVFAFNGDVYTGLDAQNLENDDLQYGQKHMRILSGLYGVLKPLDLMQPYRLEMGSKLDNQRGKDLYQFWGDRITEVLNEDLAGLKSKTLINLASNEYFKAVNKKALNADIVTPVFKDTKNGQLKVISFYAKKARGMMARFILTQKPASLDALKKFDEAGYQYDDKLSSAGELVFCRAEQ; encoded by the coding sequence ATGTTATTTGTGGTTTCTCCGGCCAAAAACCTGGATTACGAAACACCTGCGCCAACGGACACCTATACCCAGCCGTCCATGTTGGATCAGGCTCAGTTACTGGTAGAGCGTTGCCGGGAATTATCGCCGCAGCAGTTAGGTTCGTTAATGAAAATCAGCGATAAGCTGGCGGGCCTCAATGCCGCCCGTTTTAGTGAGTGGGAGCGGCCTTTTACGCAGGATAATGCCAAACAGGCAGTGTTTGCATTTAACGGTGATGTTTATACCGGGCTGGATGCACAAAATCTGGAAAATGATGATTTGCAATATGGCCAAAAGCACATGCGTATCTTGTCTGGCTTGTATGGTGTGTTGAAACCGCTAGACTTAATGCAGCCGTATCGTTTAGAAATGGGCTCAAAACTCGATAATCAGCGCGGTAAAGACCTGTATCAGTTTTGGGGAGACCGCATTACTGAAGTGTTAAATGAGGATTTAGCTGGGCTGAAGTCAAAGACTTTGATCAACCTGGCTTCCAATGAGTATTTTAAAGCCGTCAATAAAAAAGCTTTAAACGCTGACATTGTGACTCCGGTCTTCAAAGATACTAAAAACGGTCAGCTTAAAGTGATTAGTTTTTATGCAAAAAAAGCGCGTGGCATGATGGCGCGTTTTATATTGACGCAGAAACCGGCTTCGTTAGATGCATTGAAGAAATTTGATGAAGCAGGTTACCAGTATGACGACAAGTTATCATCAGCCGGCGAGCTGGTGTTTTGTCGGGCAGAGCAGTAG